In Palaemon carinicauda isolate YSFRI2023 chromosome 41, ASM3689809v2, whole genome shotgun sequence, the following are encoded in one genomic region:
- the LOC137632563 gene encoding putative inorganic phosphate cotransporter isoform X3, with amino-acid sequence MSVRHGDFQSRIDDNKDESSFGYGSDTKTEIWTVVGETRILPVENQSIKETKECWGTRYTLGIMGFLGVSWVYAMRVNLSVAIVAMVRPKNYTNGSHDEGVCAHPDAQNNTDRDENENGEFDWDESTQGLILSVFFCGYLITNLFGGRLAEYYGGKLVFGWGIFLTAILTLLTPLCAKASLGLFIAIRILEGVTEGVIFPAMNCMLASWIPPLERARFNSLVFSGSQFGTVVTLPVSGWLCGTDFLGGWPSVFYVFGSTGIIWGIGWYFLAYSQPEFHPRISQEEKAYIVHNCATSGKPIPIPWKAIFTSVPFWSMMITQIGYNWGFYTLLTELPTYLTNIQHMDMTNNGIMSALPYLIMWIFSLVYSNIMSHLLSTGKLSIIFVRRLSTAIGTYGPSIGLILMCFVNCNQVLAMLVLCIAVGLSGSNYSGISCSPQDLAPNLAGTILGFTNSAATLSGIFAPSVTGLIIKGNPTLWGWRTVFLISSSIYFVAGTVYIIFISADVQPWNFPQEERMKKRESVSNPNIEVNQDKKANA; translated from the exons ATGTCTGTGCGACATGGTGATTTCCAGAGTAGAATAGATGATAATAAAGATGAGAGCTCTTTTGGATACGGGTCAGATACCAAGACTGAAATCTGGACTGTAGTTGGAGAAACCAGAATTTTACCGGTTGAAAATCAAAGCATTAAAG AAACAAAAGAATGTTGGGGAACTCGATATACTTTAGGTATAATGGGTTTCTTAGGAGTATCCTGGGTATACGCCATGCGAGTCAACCTTTCAGTGGCCATCGTGGCCATGGTAAGGCCGAAGAACTACACCAATGGCAGCCACGACGAAGGAGTTTGTGCGCATCCTGATGCTCAGAACAATACCGACAGGGATGAAAATGAG AATGGTGAATTTGATTGGGACGAATCAACGCAAGGCTTAATCCTGAGTGTCTTTTTCTGCGGTTATCTCATCACGAATCTCTTTGGCGGAAGACTGGCTGAATATTATGGAGGGAAGCTAGTGTTTGGATGGGGAATCTTCCTAACTGCCATCTTGACACTCCTCACTCCGCTTTGTGCTAAAGCTTCTCTTGGACTTTTCATCGCCATTAGAATTCTTGAAGGAGTAACAGAG GGCGTTATATTCCCTGCAATGAATTGCATGCTTGCTTCATGGATTCCACCTCTAGAGCGAGCACGATTCAATTCATTGGTTTTTTCCG GAAGCCAGTTTGGAACTGTGGTAACACTGCCAGTAAGCGGATGGCTTTGTGGCACAGACTTCCTGGGAGGTTGGCCTTCTGTCTTCTATGTCTTTGGCAGCACAGGAATTATTTGGGGCATTGGATGGTATTTTCTAGCCTACAGTCAACCAGAATTCCACCCCAGAATATCTCAGGAAGAAAAGGCCTACATTGTCCATAACTGTGCCACATCGGGAAAG CCAATTCCCATCCCTTGGAAGGCAATATTCACCTCAGTGCCATTTTGGTCAATGATGATCACTCAAATTGGATACAACTGGGGCTTCTACACACTTCTGACAGAGCTCCCAACGTACTTAACAAATATTCAGCATATGGATATGACAAAT AATGGAATTATGTCTGCCTTGCCATACCTCATAATGTGGATTTTTAGCCTTGTGTATAGTAACATTATGAGTCACCTGCTGTCAACAGGAAAGCTGTCCATTATTTTTGTGAGAAGATTGTCTACAGCCATAG GTACCTATGGACCTTCGATCGGCCTAATATTAATGTGCTTTGTCAACTGTAATCAAGTGTTGGCAATGCTGGTCCTTTGCATCGCTGTTGGATTGAGTGGCTCCAACTATAGTGGTATCTCCTGTTCACCCCAGGACCTGGCTCCTAATCTGGCAGGAACTATCTTGGGTTTCACTAATTCGGCTGCGACTCTCTCAGGAATTTTCGCACCCTCTGTTACTGGACTAATTATAAAAGGAAAt CCAACGCTCTGGGGCTGGAGGACAGTATTCCTGATTTCATCAAGCATATACTTTGTGGCTGGCACCGTCTATATCATCTTCATAAGCGCAGACGTACAACCTTGGAATTTCCCTCAAGAGGAGAGG ATGAAGAAAAGAGAAAGCGTTTCTAACCCTAACATTGAGGTAAACCAGGACAAAAAGGCAAATGCTTGA